The following coding sequences lie in one Catharus ustulatus isolate bCatUst1 chromosome 5, bCatUst1.pri.v2, whole genome shotgun sequence genomic window:
- the DCK gene encoding deoxycytidine kinase isoform X1 — MATPPKRSRPDGRPKKVAVEGNIAAGKSTFVSILKQASEEWEVVPEPVARWCNVQQSSGDDCEELSTSQRSGGNVLRMMYEKPERWAFTFQTYACLSRIRAQLGALEGKLQDAQDPVVFFERSVYSDRYIFAANLYESDCMNETEWTIYQDWHDWINKQFGSRLALDGIIYLRATPEKCLNRIYLRGRDEEQEIPVEYLEKLHYKHESWLQHRTLRTDFDYLQEIPILTLDVNEDFKGKKDKYDHMIEKVKEFLSTL; from the exons ATGGCCACCCCGCCCAAGCGCAGCCGGCCCGACGGCCGCCCCAAGAAGGTCGCCGTGGAGGGCAACATCG ccgCGGGGAAATCCACCTTTGTCAGTATCCTGAAACAAGCCAGCGAGGAGTGGGAGGTGGTTCCCGAGCCTGTCGCTAGATGGTGCAATGTCCAGCAAAGCTCTGGAGACGACTGTGAG GAGCTGAGCACGTCGCAGAGGAGCGGCGGGAACGTGCTGCGCATGATGTACGAGAAGCCGGAGCGCTGGGCTTTCACCTTCCAGACGTACGCGTGCCTCAGCAGGATCCGGGCGCAGCTCGGCGCCCTGGAGGGCAAGCTGCAGGACGCGCAGGACCCCGTGGTGTTCTTCGAGCGCTCTGTCTACAGCGACAG GTACATCTTTGCTGCCAATTTATACGAGTCTGACTGCATGAATGAGACTGAGTGGACAATTTATCAGGACTGGCACGACTGGATAAATAAACAGTTTGGCTCGAGgctggcactggatgggatcATTTATCTCCGAGCCACTCCTGAG AAATGCTTGAATAGGATTTACTTGCGTGGAAGAGATGAAGAACAAGAAATCCCCGTTGAATATCTGGAGAAGCTTCACTACAAACACGAAAGCTGGCTGCAGCACCGGACACTGCG AACAGATTTTGACTATCTGCAGGAAATTCCGATTTTAACGCTCGATGTTAACGAGGACTTCAAAGGCAAAAAGGACAAGTATGACCACATGATTGAAAAG GTCAAGGAATTTTTGAGCACGTTGTAA
- the DCK gene encoding deoxycytidine kinase isoform X2 produces the protein MMYEKPERWAFTFQTYACLSRIRAQLGALEGKLQDAQDPVVFFERSVYSDRYIFAANLYESDCMNETEWTIYQDWHDWINKQFGSRLALDGIIYLRATPEKCLNRIYLRGRDEEQEIPVEYLEKLHYKHESWLQHRTLRTDFDYLQEIPILTLDVNEDFKGKKDKYDHMIEKVKEFLSTL, from the exons ATGATGTACGAGAAGCCGGAGCGCTGGGCTTTCACCTTCCAGACGTACGCGTGCCTCAGCAGGATCCGGGCGCAGCTCGGCGCCCTGGAGGGCAAGCTGCAGGACGCGCAGGACCCCGTGGTGTTCTTCGAGCGCTCTGTCTACAGCGACAG GTACATCTTTGCTGCCAATTTATACGAGTCTGACTGCATGAATGAGACTGAGTGGACAATTTATCAGGACTGGCACGACTGGATAAATAAACAGTTTGGCTCGAGgctggcactggatgggatcATTTATCTCCGAGCCACTCCTGAG AAATGCTTGAATAGGATTTACTTGCGTGGAAGAGATGAAGAACAAGAAATCCCCGTTGAATATCTGGAGAAGCTTCACTACAAACACGAAAGCTGGCTGCAGCACCGGACACTGCG AACAGATTTTGACTATCTGCAGGAAATTCCGATTTTAACGCTCGATGTTAACGAGGACTTCAAAGGCAAAAAGGACAAGTATGACCACATGATTGAAAAG GTCAAGGAATTTTTGAGCACGTTGTAA
- the MOB1B gene encoding MOB kinase activator 1B yields the protein MSFLFGSRSSKTFKPKKNIPEGSHQYELLKHAEATLGSGNLRMAVMLPDGEDLNEWVAVNTVDFFNQINMLYGTITDFCTEESCPVMSAGPKYEYHWADGTNIKKPIKCSAPKYIDYLMTWVQDQLDDETLFPSKIGVPFPKNFMSVAKTILKRLFRVYAHIYHQHFDPVIQLQEEAHLNTSFKHFIFFVQEFNLIDRRELAPLQELIEKLTSKDR from the exons TGGCAGTCGCTCCTCCAAGACCTTCAAGCCAAAGAAGAACATTCCCGAGGGCTCTCACCAGTACGAGCTGCTCAAACATGCCGAGGCCACGCTGGGGAGCGGCAACCTCCGCATGGCTGTGATGCTCCCCGACGGGGAGGACTTGAACGAATGGGTTGCAGTTAACA CTGTCGACTTCTTCAACCAGATCAACATGCTCTATGGAACCATCACGGACTTCTGCACGGAGGAGAGCTGCCCCGTGATGTCTGCTGGCCCAAA GTACGAGTACCACTGGGCAGATGGCACAAACATCAAGAAACCCATCAAGTGCTCCGCGCCCAAGTACATCGATTACCTGATGACCTGGGTCCAGGACCAGCTGGATGATGAAACGCTGTTTCCTTCTAAAATAG GTGTACCATTCCCAAAGAACTTCATGTCAGTGGCCAAGACGATTCTCAAGCGACTCTTCAGAGTTTACGCTCACATCTACCACCAGCACTTTGACCCGGtgatccagctgcaggaggaggcacaCCTCAACACTTCTTTCAAGcactttatattttttgttcag GAATTCAATCTTATTGATAGAAGAGAACTTGCACCACTTCAAGAACTGATTGAAAAACTCACCTCCAAGGACAGATAA